The following proteins are encoded in a genomic region of Triticum dicoccoides isolate Atlit2015 ecotype Zavitan chromosome 1B, WEW_v2.0, whole genome shotgun sequence:
- the LOC119328443 gene encoding protein EARLY RESPONSIVE TO DEHYDRATION 15-like produces MSAMVASSLNPEAPLFIPAALQQVEDFSPQWWDLVKSSAWFRDHWYHQHQQLDDMADSLIAFEAEDAIAVEASQPQPQPPAALKIDGVLKALSLSSPSPKGGDALRGFSEKPRYTEKPTKYAGSPRSGGAPRFIHQPR; encoded by the exons ATGAGCGCCATGGTCGCGTCGTCGCTTAACCCGGAGGCCCCGCTCTTCATCCCGGCAGCGTTACAGCAGGTGGAGGACTTCTCACCGCAGTGGTGGGACCTCGTCAAGTCCAGCGCCTGGTTTCGCGACCACTGGTACCACCAGCACCAGCAGCTCGACGATATGGCCGACTCCCTCATCGCCTTCGAGGCCGAGGACGCCATCGCCGTCGAGGCTtcgcagccgcagccgcagccgccagCGGCACTCAAGATTG ACGGGGTGCTCAAGGCACTGAGCCTGTCGTCCCCAAGCCCAAAGGGCGGCGACGCCCTGCGTGGCTTCTCGGAGAAGCCTAGGTACACCGAGAAGCCCACCAAGTACGCCGGCAGCCCGAGGAGCGGTGGCGCACCCCGCTTCATCCACCAGCCTCGCTAG